From the genome of Gallus gallus isolate bGalGal1 chromosome 4, bGalGal1.mat.broiler.GRCg7b, whole genome shotgun sequence:
AGGCTATAGGATGTAATTTCTTACCCCACTTTCGAGAGCTCACAGTGGGATGCTGCTAAATGATTTATGAGTCTCTCTGTGATGTTTTTTAGGGAAGGATAATGTGCATGACTGGGCATTACAAGAAGCACCTCGTGTGCAGCTGCTCTCGGGCTGGGAGCTTCATTGCAAGGTGAAGTAGCAGacaagctctgtgctggggcatTGGCAGCTCCGTGACCATCCTGCTGCCCTCTAAAGGAGCCTCAAAGTGTGCTTTTCCCTGGGGAAAACAAGATGTTATGAACTTCCAGGGGGtgctgccttctttttcttctctcccagtGTACTGACAGTAGTGGCTGAGCTCTGAGCCAGCCTTGCAAGGACTGGaggtggtggctgtggggcttTGGGAGAGCCCTAGCCCTTCTACCTGGTGTTGGATCCCTGGCATCGGAGCAACctggtgacagcaatgtgaCAGCTTCCTTGTGTGCCACAGGAGATGGGTACTTCTGAATGCCCTCAGCTATCTGTTAACGCATCCTCTACAGCTAACATCACTCACAAGACACAAGCCAACCACCTTGTTTCACGAACAGCAAGCAGGACCGTGATCCTTCAGCAGGCTTGGCTCTGCCCAGCCTCTCCTTGAGGCACCTATGTGAAATACCTGGAGGGTCCCCTGGAAGTCCTCTCTTCAGCAGCACTGGTGGCCGAGGAcacctcttcatcctcctcctcctccagctgcaggctgcccgAGGACAGCCGCACACGGGCCCTGGGTGCCCGCAGCACTCTGCCATACAGGGAGCAGTAGTCGGCAGCCAGGAGGTCGGAATCAGAGTCGCTGGACTCGGTGCTGCTGCCCACGTAGCGCTCAGCAGCACGTCGCAGCCCTGGCATTGCTCCCTGCTGGGCCAGAACATGCTGCAGCATGCCAGCCTTCCGGCTGCTCAGGGCCGGGCACGGACCCAGGGGCCTGAACTCGGAGCTGTAGGGGAAGCGGATGGCCTTCATGTCCGACTGACTCCAGGAGCGCTTGGGAGGCTGCTCCTGAAGGCCGTAATCGAAGGAGCGAGCCCCCTGCCTTCTCTCCCCTTCTGGGCCCACACTGGTGCCCGCAGCCCTGTGTGAGGCCTCGTGCTGCAGTTCCCCCATCCAGGCGCTGCTGGGACCCCACATGCCTGTTTTTGTGGCCATGGGGATGCACCCACCGGctgctcccccctcctcctcgcTGGGCACGTGGCACAGGGGCGGCGGTGGCCTGTCCACGTAGAAGAAGacctgtggggctggggtgggtgGCAGCGGCACGTCCATGTACACCAGCGGCCTGGCGCTGACCTCCCGCATGTTGCCCACCGAGGGgcttctgctgctcccagtgAACTTGTGGTGGGGCCGGAAGGACGTCAAGGGGTTTCTGCTGCTAAAGGAGTCGGTGGGCTCCCATGCCcgctccagctccagctgggcATAGAGCAGAGGGAAGGCGGAGCTGCTCTTGGAGTGGGGCAGGAAGGTGGGGGCCACTTCAGGCTTGAAGCGCTCCAGCTCGGCAGCAAACATCATCGCTGTGGCCGATCCGCTGTGGCGGCTGTCCAGTGTGGGCTCGGAGGTGTGCACCCCACTGGCAGTGCGGAAGGAGCCACAGCTGCCATAGGCCAAGCGCAGCTCCTCTACCtgtgggatgagggctgtgtgGGTGCCCAGGGGCAAAGCAGGACCAGCAGTGGGATGAAGACCCAGGTGCTGGCTCGGCCTCCAGGTGCCCCACAACCGCCCCATAGGCTCATACCTGCTTGGACACATCCGTCAGGAGGTCCGGGGAGGAGCGGCACTGCCTCTCATCGTAGTGGGATGCGTAGTGCTTCCTATAAGGCCGAGTGCATGGATGGGTGCGTAGCCCCCAGCTTGTCCCTGCcaccccccctctccccacaccTCCCAGTACCTCTCGAAGGGTAAGCTTTTCATCTTCGCCTTCCTCccgtgctccagcagctgcctctgtgtTCTCCCACTAcagcagtgaggatggaaaGGTGTGAGCAGTGCcctcagcccagccctgggcagcctcactCCAAGGTTTTCCCCTGGGCCCTTACCTGTAGCGGAAACTCGAGCCCTTGCTGCACAGAAGGGCTTTGGGCTTTGACTTGGGCTCCTCAGACAGCCGGAAGAAGGCATGGTACTCCACACACGTCTTCCAGAAAGCCTTGCAGGCATCCCTGCTCGCCATGGTGAACTCCAACGTGTCCTTGCACAGAGCCTGCACGGCAGGGGACAAGCACACAGGGCTCAGGGGTGCAGGGCTCTGTTTGGTTGCTCACCCTCCTGGCCCCgagtcccagcacagcacttaCGGCAACGTTTGCGTGGAGCTTGATGAGAAAATGCTTCCTCTTGAAACTCAGTTTGCGAATTTTGGACCAGTTGAATGTGTTAATCTTTGTATTGCCCTGCAAGGAAGGAGACAGAGCATTACGTGGGACAGGGCAAGCAGAGAGTGCAGAGATACAGCTGGGCAAGAGCTGAGCTTGCAGGCTCCAcacaagctgctgctgaagatcTCAGTGCCCCTCCCCGGCTCTAGGCAAGGGGCTCTGGGGGTTCTGGTGTTTGGTTCTGATCCATCAGTTGGTTCCGAGAGTGGGAATTGAGGTTCAGGGCTGAACGCTGCCTACAAAAGCTGAAACTGCAGCAGTCTGAGAGAAAACTCACAGTGGTCACAGCAGCATCCCACCCTTCCCAGCACACAGGGCGGGTGAGTAAATGCAGAATCTGCTCCTGGAAGAAGTGCTCAGCTCACCTCCATGCCCTTAATGCCACCTTAGGCAGACTGCAAGCCCACCTCACCTTTATTGCCATTACACATCGATTTGGACACAGCCACGCAGCGGGAGCAGATCGAATGGTGCCACTCCGCGCTGCAGCACCGATTCCCCTCTTGGCTTTCTGGGACAGCCCAGGCTGCCGTGAGCTCACAGATGCTCCAATCATGCCTGCACACAGGGGGTGTTTACGGCTCTCAATAAATCACCGGGTCTGGCAGCACTAATTGCCAACTGCAAACCCACAGCTAGGATTTCTTCTGTGCTGGGAAGATGTTCCCAGGTTGAAGTTAGTCGGTGTGGGAGGCGAGTGCTTTTTCACGCCGGCTGCGAGGAAGTCTGTATTTATTCTGCAGCTACACTGTGATTACAGCATTATGTAATTGCACAGACATTAGATGGCTATTTTTTGCTGGAAGATTACACGGTGAGCCCTCGTGACGCAGCACTGTAACCTGCGGTGCTTACACAGCCGTGCATGCAATGACAAGGGCTCTGCATGGGCACACACGGCAGCGTGCAGCCCTgagcctggggctgtgcccagaGCAGCACCAAGGTCTGCTGGGGTGCACCAGCTGTGTGGGACCGGGGAGGGCTTGGAGCTGGCATGGGGAGAGGTGAGGATAGGAGGGTAGGAGGTGGTGCTCACCCGCAGGACCAGCACCCCCATGTGTGTCACCGCCAGGTTGATCTGCGTCCCCTCGCCGTCGCTGGCAGGGTGTGGGCGAATCCCATACATCTCCAGCTTCCTGGCCACATCCAGCAGCTGGGCATCTGACTCAGCCGGCGTCTTCCCCCTGGAGTCCCAAATACACCGGGAAGTGGAAGGAATTAATAAAAGGTGGACATGTCAGGGTACTGAGAagctgtggcactgatggaGAGGCAGAGCAGCCCTCACCTGTGCCGCCGGTGGTAGTGCATGATCTTGTTGTCCAGGTACTCCTGGTTGGGCAGGTACCTGTGCGTGGCCAGGTGCTGCTGGTCCGTCTCCTCATGGAAGTCACCCAGCTCGGCTGTAGGGGGACACAGGGAGAGCGGGGTTGGGGACACCCTGTGCTGCATGGCTGAGGCAAcgccctgcagccccactgcccttACACTGCAGCAGGTGGGAGACGAGCAGCGCCGCACTCTTGTCACTGCAGGGCAGCCTCGCCAGCGCCAGGTCCTTCTTGATCTGCAGGGTGAAGAGGTACCTGCAGGGGGGacaggagctgctctgagcatGGATACTTCTATGGGACGCAGAGCCGGGTGTCCCTGAGCCCCTCCTggtgttcacctgtgcccccaCTCAAAGCATGGAGGGCCAAAGGGGGGGGGCATGGGAGGAGCATGCAGCCCCCAAGGAGGATCCAGCTGGGCACACCCTGAGCAGTGTGCCCCTGCTGCTCATACTGCCATTAGTAGGTTTCAGAGCTAACATTTCTTTATGCTTCGGAGGGCATTCGCATCTCTCGGGGCtaatgctctgcagcagcaccgcACTGCTTTTATTCTTACTTCCCTTTTACGGTGCTTTCTGCGAAACGTAAGAGCTCACCACGTCGATTTCAGAAGTAAAATTGAGGCTGTTCTTTCAGAACACGGCTTGAGGCAAGAGCCAGACGACTCACAGCTCAACTGCTCAAACGTTTGGCAGAGAGCACACTGCATTGCCAGCGAGTGGATTCTGTATCCAAACAGAGCATCAGGAACAGATACGCGTTGGGGCTTTGTTTTGTACAGCACGGGGCTCTGTCAATACTTGGGATTACTACTGCTGACAGCCAGGTTGGGTTGGATGACGGTAAGGAAATAAACACATGCATAGCAACtgcagaaagaaggggacagggcAGTAAGGGGAGCACAGAACGAACACGGTACCTCGTCAGCTCCTCTCGCAGGTGTCCGGGGTCCACTGGGAAAAATTTCACCATAAATTTGAAAAGAACCTCCTTAGGATCTTAAAACACAACACCTTCATAAGTTTTCTTTCACGTGGCTCTGGAGCACATTCACAACTCTCTTCACACACCCCTCTCCTTATGTTATTCTGCCCCTCACAGGCCTGGAGCAGAAGCCCTGAGCGTTAGGGCCTCCATCCTGCCCGGACCCCACCACCAtggatggaaataaacaggGAGGTGAACTCCTCAATAGCATTACAGAAATCGTGACCCAGCATTCCTTTGAATTGTTAAGGATCAAGAAGGGGATTTCTGcatggggttcctatgggagCAATGCTCTGGGTGTTGCTCAGGGATGGTGCAGCTGCCTTTGGGGCTGTATGTTAAACCCTCAGCAAAATCCGTGGGCTTTCTCTGGCCCTTTGAGCACTTGGGATGCAACAGCTTCAGGGGAATCCGTCTGGGCAGAGCTGTTTTGTGACACAAGCAAGAGCAAGTAGCCAAACCCAAGGCAAAGCACATGGAGGTAGGCAGCCAGCTCTGTAGGTACCAAGGGAGCCACTGCAGGACAGCTCCAGGACTCCCCATAGAAACACAGGATCACACACAGCCCTATGCTTTTGACCACCTCCTAACCATCATGTATTTGTAGCAAATATCATTTGGTTCATTGCAGGGGGAGGAGCAGGCTGAAAGAGGGGCTGTGTTAGCACTGCTCATGCATTCAGGTCAGGCTGCGCAGCATTACCATCCAACAGTGGGGCCTTGGGTCTGGGAGAGAGTGGGGTCACTGCATGCTGAATGCCTTACAGCCGGGCACCTGggctgcaaagagctgcagatAGGAAAGGAGGGCATTCAGAAAGCAATTCTCACTGCTCTGCCAGCGCAGcgatgcacacacacagccaacCCTGCTCCTATACCAAGCTGTCGGGATATGAACGGCTCAAGCCTAAAACATGCAGCTAGCAGTTCGCAGAAGCATTTCTGCAAGGGTTTGCGTGTCTTTGCAAACAACCCTGCCCAGCCTCACCCCATTAAGGGAGGGCAGATAAAtgccagaaagcagagctcccACCCCCGAGCACAAGGAAGGACAGCAGCGTGCAGCACTGTCTGCCCCCGCAGTGCTTGAGAAGAACCTCATTCTGGCAATACTtacttttaatttgctttgttaTGGGCTTTAGAGGCTCCAACCAGACCTGAAACAAGGCAACAAAGAGCTGGGTCAGCAAACAGCACGAGGGCAGCGGGAACGAAAGCAGCAGCACCGTGGTAGGATGCCATAAAGAAGCCCTGGCCAGCGTGGGGCTACCCTGCACTGCCACAGGTGGCTATGGGTAAACCCCATGAGCAAGCCGTGGTTGTCCCCAGGGCTTTGTCAGCCTGGCTGTGGCCTGCAGCTCCCATCTTTAAGGTATTCCCATCTCCATTTTCCACCCGGTGCCCTGATGCAGGACGCTGCTGCCAGGCCACGGGCACAGCACACGCACTCACGTGGttcccagcctggctgcagaaCTCCAGCCCGAAGTATTCCTTCTCTGCCAGGTTGAGATGGCTGCAGGTGAGGTTGAACAGCCCCTTCCCGCAGGACTTTTGCTGGTGAGCAAATACACAGAAGCGACAGGttagcagtgctggcagcagtggggagggGGTTTCAGGGAGGTTGGGAAGAAGTTCATCCCCTTCAGCTGAGATGGGCCGTGGGATGCTTTGTTATCATGGCGCAGCAAAACCTTACTCAGTAAATGTCCTTGTTTTATGGGATGGAACAATTGCAGCTTTATGCCACTTATCTTGGCTCGGGGAGGTCAGATTTCTCCCCCATCACTTCTCACCTTTCTTTAGGAACTTGATAAACCAGGAGAGAACCCTCGGTCTCAGGACACCTGTTGCAGTCACGGCTGTTGGGATTGGAGCTGCAGACAGACACTACCTGGGTGCCCCACGGCTGCAATTAGTGGTAATTAACAGCACCAGACCCTGCAGAGATCCTGCACCCTGGATCAGCAAAGTGCTAATGAAGCAGCACCGCGCTCTGACACGGGAGGCCAGAAAGCACCAGAACTGAACAGGGCAGAGAGCAAAAACCAGCAAAAACTCCCTTCAGAAGTTATAAACTTGGGCAGAGCCACCCAGGAACACAGGCAGGTCGGCACAGGGGCAGCTCAGGGTTCCAGGGGGGGGTTGTGGGTTGGGGGTGGCTCAGGGCTCAGTAATGAGCACctgtcacagctgctgctggctctgcaccGTCAGCCTGGTGCAAAGTGATAGCCTAATAACAGCGTTTGCTCCGCAGCACGCCCAGTTCTCCTCGAAATTACAAGATCGCAAGGGTAATTAAAAGCAATTATAATGGTTGATTTCTAAGCTAGAATTTTCCAGCATGAAAGGCCTTGGCCCTTGTCAGGAGCGCGGGGAAGACGGGCACGTCCCAGCGGGTTGTTCCCCACCCGTGTGTGGGCAGCGcgctgctggctgggctgggtgcacacagctgctgcacagggctgcaccCCACGGCCCCAAATGTGCCCTCGGTGCCgcctgtggggctgctgcagggcccaGCGGTGGGGATGGTGGGAAGGAGAGGCCGTGCTCGCCCTCCCTCACCACATTGAAATCAATCAGCAGAGCAGCCCGGtgccctcccagtgccctcccaGCGCCAGGCACCCGCACACTGATGCCTTCCCCTGCCCCAGAGCGCTGTATTGTAACCAGCCCTGCCGTGTTTTGTCTCTGCTGTCCTTCTCCTCGCATTACACTGAAGTGCTctccattgaaaaaaaaaaagctttccagACTCGGGAAGGGCTGAGGATGAGTCTCTTGAAATGTGTGCTCAAAACTCAGCCCAGAGCGGTTCCTTTCTAATGGAGGAGTCTCTAATTCAGCTCCCATTTATCTGAACCACACAGCATGAAACACACAAAGTGCCCCAAAGGGatttccaggacccttccacaCTAAAAGAAGGAAACGGCTCCGAGTGCCTCTAATGGAACCTATTTGTTGCTCTATAGCGTGCAGAGGCACAGACTGTGTTTTGAGCAAagaatggagcagagctggataAAATGCAGCAATATTATAACGGCAGCATCTTTCCAATGGTCTCTCACTGTACCCTGATCTTATCATTACAAATCCCCTGCAAACATCAGTAAATGACCCCTCTCATTTTTAAGCAAACTCAGGTCTAAAGTGCATCAAAGAAACCAAATCAGACAACCTCCATGTCATTCCAAATGGTGGAATTACTTTGCAACCCTCTTTGTGCAGAACTGCTGTCACAAAGCAACCAAACGGCACCTCAAGACCGAGCCGTGGTCTATAAAGAGAACAGAAGTGCCTAAAAACTGCAACAGAACATTAAAAACATGAACTTGATATTAAACAGAGCAGTCCCAAAATAGATGCAGGTAAAGGTTAGAACAGACTCGCTTGGGTTCTCATGTTCAATCAGCTGCTGTGATTAACAAAGCCCAACCAACAGCTCAGTCCCCCTTCCAGCACACAGACAGGGCATCGATCACAGTTGGTTTCAGCCATCCATgcacgcacgcacacacacacacacacacacacacacacacacccatcCAACACCTCTGATACCAATGTCTGACATTTAAAGCGTATTTCAGCAGTTGATATTCAGAGTTGGTATTCATGACATtctatattatatattacatTATATCTTCATTACATGTGAATTATCAGTGACAGCGTGCTCTGGGACACTGCCACGTAAGAACAAGATGCAGTCAGCTTGTTGCTCGGCTATTCCCAAAACCACACACTTTCCTTTTTCACCCCGATGCCCAAGGAGAGATGCACACAGAGGTTTCTCACCACAGGTCGTTCAAGCTGCTATTTTCATGCTGTTCTCGCACTTATTTTTGCTCGTTGGATGCTAACACAGCAATCAGACAAACGAGAGCACCCCGCCCCTACCCACAGCATCACCTCACCTTCCCCAGTATCCAAAGGATAACACCAAGTAAGCAAAAGCCGTTCCTCTTTCTCTATAAGATACCCACTTACGTCCACTACGAAGATCTTCTGGGAGTCATCCAGGAACTGGACCTTCAGATGCAGCATCCTGGAGCCGGGCGGGCGCAGAGCCCTATTGCTGCGAGCGGCGTGCAGGGCAGAGAGCCCCCTGTGCTCGCTCACACTGCATCCTCCCCACAGCTGGGTGCAGGGCTGCACGCACAGATGGGCAGGGGAGGCAAGGGCACGGAGTGCCTGAGAGTGGGCTGAACGGCATCGCCGTGCTGAAGGATGCTTCCCGTGCTATGGGAGATGGCTGAGCACTGACATGCACGCCGATGGGGCTGGCACAGAGGCTGTTAACACAGTTCTACAGATATTGGTGAGAAATGGGGGGGGTGAGGTGAGGGCAGGAGCCACACGGCAGGGGCAGGAGAAAGGGCAGAGTGGTTCTGCTGCAAAGGTGgctgagcagcgctgtgctttgctctgctgctctgcaaggaaCCAGCCGGCCAGCAGCACCGGAGGGGTTCATCCAAACCCCAAAATGCTTTGTGCTGAATCAAACCCTCTGGGAGCCCTTCTTGGGGATGCAACAGAGCTTGGGGCTTATCCCCTGTGCCATCTGAAAGCTCTGAGTTGTGTCCCGGGCACACGAGCCACGACCCTATAACTGCGAGGCAGGGAAATACTGGGGCAGGAGGTCCGGGCAaacctcctcctgctgctgtgccgaccctgtgtgtgagcacagccACCTCCTGCCAGCAAGGATCTTCCCAGC
Proteins encoded in this window:
- the FRMD7 gene encoding FERM domain-containing protein 7 isoform X1 translates to MVKFFPVDPGHLREELTRYLFTLQIKKDLALARLPCSDKSAALLVSHLLQSELGDFHEETDQQHLATHRYLPNQEYLDNKIMHYHRRHRGKTPAESDAQLLDVARKLEMYGIRPHPASDGEGTQINLAVTHMGVLVLRGNTKINTFNWSKIRKLSFKRKHFLIKLHANVAALCKDTLEFTMASRDACKAFWKTCVEYHAFFRLSEEPKSKPKALLCSKGSSFRYSGRTQRQLLEHGRKAKMKSLPFERKHYASHYDERQCRSSPDLLTDVSKQVEELRLAYGSCGSFRTASGVHTSEPTLDSRHSGSATAMMFAAELERFKPEVAPTFLPHSKSSSAFPLLYAQLELERAWEPTDSFSSRNPLTSFRPHHKFTGSSRSPSVGNMREVSARPLVYMDVPLPPTPAPQVFFYVDRPPPPLCHVPSEEEGGAAGGCIPMATKTGMWGPSSAWMGELQHEASHRAAGTSVGPEGERRQGARSFDYGLQEQPPKRSWSQSDMKAIRFPYSSEFRPLGPCPALSSRKAGMLQHVLAQQGAMPGLRRAAERYVGSSTESSDSDSDLLAADYCSLYGRVLRAPRARVRLSSGSLQLEEEEDEEVSSATSAAEERTSRGPSRYFT
- the FRMD7 gene encoding FERM domain-containing protein 7 isoform X2, producing MLHLKVQFLDDSQKIFVVDQKSCGKGLFNLTCSHLNLAEKEYFGLEFCSQAGNHVWLEPLKPITKQIKMDPGHLREELTRYLFTLQIKKDLALARLPCSDKSAALLVSHLLQSELGDFHEETDQQHLATHRYLPNQEYLDNKIMHYHRRHRGKTPAESDAQLLDVARKLEMYGIRPHPASDGEGTQINLAVTHMGVLVLRGNTKINTFNWSKIRKLSFKRKHFLIKLHANVAALCKDTLEFTMASRDACKAFWKTCVEYHAFFRLSEEPKSKPKALLCSKGSSFRYSGRTQRQLLEHGRKAKMKSLPFERKHYASHYDERQCRSSPDLLTDVSKQVEELRLAYGSCGSFRTASGVHTSEPTLDSRHSGSATAMMFAAELERFKPEVAPTFLPHSKSSSAFPLLYAQLELERAWEPTDSFSSRNPLTSFRPHHKFTGSSRSPSVGNMREVSARPLVYMDVPLPPTPAPQVFFYVDRPPPPLCHVPSEEEGGAAGGCIPMATKTGMWGPSSAWMGELQHEASHRAAGTSVGPEGERRQGARSFDYGLQEQPPKRSWSQSDMKAIRFPYSSEFRPLGPCPALSSRKAGMLQHVLAQQGAMPGLRRAAERYVGSSTESSDSDSDLLAADYCSLYGRVLRAPRARVRLSSGSLQLEEEEDEEVSSATSAAEERTSRGPSRYFT